The proteins below are encoded in one region of Parcubacteria group bacterium CG10_big_fil_rev_8_21_14_0_10_36_14:
- the nusA gene encoding transcription termination/antitermination protein NusA (modifies transcription through interactions with RNA polymerase affecting elongation, readthrough, termination, and antitermination): protein MSDIEKAIRQIADEKNIPYEMVIGTIEAALAAAYRKDFGEKNQNIKVEFDATTGGSRVFDEKTVVTDDMYDDAIKILEDREVLRAEGKLERSELTEEEREKEKEITLYPKLHISLEEAKKIKKDAESGEILHIELQVPESYGRMAAQTAKQVIIQRIRETEREIVFEEFKENEGAIMIGSIARKEGRIILVDIGKTTGVMLADDQIPREFYRPGQRLKVYIKSVEKTPKGPQILVSRTHPDIVAKLFESEIPEIASGVVEIKGVAREAGSRSKVAVYTKEENIDPIGSCIGQRGARIQTIISELGGEKVDVVMYNDDARTFITNALSPAKVLNMEIDEKDKTAIAKVAPDQFSLAIGKNGQNVRLAARLTGWKINVKEDRDDDIKPAEISIAPEDDGEPSIIEGGGTSEELSSEEEASKKKKTSKKKVVKKEEVEEETTEEAKEGNNE from the coding sequence ATGTCTGATATCGAAAAAGCAATACGTCAAATAGCTGACGAAAAAAACATTCCTTATGAAATGGTAATTGGTACCATTGAAGCGGCGCTGGCAGCAGCATACCGCAAGGATTTTGGTGAAAAAAATCAAAACATTAAAGTAGAGTTTGACGCGACAACCGGTGGTTCGCGTGTTTTTGATGAAAAAACCGTTGTTACGGATGATATGTATGATGATGCAATAAAAATTCTTGAAGATCGAGAAGTTCTTCGTGCCGAAGGCAAACTTGAGAGAAGTGAACTAACCGAAGAAGAACGCGAAAAAGAAAAAGAAATAACGCTTTATCCAAAATTACATATATCATTGGAAGAAGCGAAAAAAATTAAAAAAGACGCAGAGTCAGGAGAGATTTTGCATATTGAGCTTCAAGTTCCCGAAAGTTATGGAAGAATGGCGGCGCAGACAGCTAAGCAGGTTATTATTCAGCGTATCAGAGAAACAGAGAGAGAAATCGTATTTGAAGAATTTAAAGAAAATGAAGGCGCGATAATGATTGGCAGTATTGCCAGGAAAGAAGGCAGAATTATTTTGGTTGACATTGGAAAAACAACTGGAGTAATGCTTGCCGACGATCAGATACCACGCGAATTTTATCGTCCAGGTCAACGATTAAAGGTGTATATAAAATCAGTTGAAAAAACTCCAAAGGGTCCGCAAATTCTTGTCTCCCGTACCCATCCGGACATAGTGGCAAAATTATTTGAATCAGAAATTCCAGAAATTGCTTCTGGCGTTGTTGAGATAAAGGGAGTTGCTCGCGAAGCCGGTTCACGTTCTAAGGTTGCCGTTTATACCAAAGAAGAGAATATTGATCCAATCGGTTCTTGCATTGGACAAAGAGGTGCTAGAATCCAAACAATTATAAGTGAATTAGGGGGAGAAAAAGTTGATGTTGTTATGTATAACGACGATGCAAGAACTTTTATTACAAATGCCCTTTCTCCGGCGAAGGTTTTGAATATGGAAATAGACGAAAAAGATAAAACCGCAATCGCCAAAGTAGCACCTGACCAATTTTCTTTAGCAATTGGTAAAAATGGTCAGAATGTTCGCTTGGCAGCAAGACTAACCGGCTGGAAAATAAACGTGAAAGAAGATCGTGACGATGACATCAAGCCGGCAGAAATTTCTATAGCTCCGGAAGATGATGGAGAACCATCAATAATAGAAGGTGGCGGGACATCAGAAGAACTATCATCCGAAGAAGAAGCGTCAAAAAAGAAAAAAACTTCAAAAAAGAAAGTTGTAAAAAAAGAAGAAGTAGAAGAAGAGACAACTGAAGAAGCAAAAGAAGGAAATAACGAATAA